One stretch of Nocardia mangyaensis DNA includes these proteins:
- a CDS encoding MarR family winged helix-turn-helix transcriptional regulator: MSRPRPLPHDPIAEAHRQWVQHGWGSVADGMALVTSLVRAQQIVMARVDDALKPSGLTFSRYELLQLLSFSRTGALPMAKASARLQVHPTSVTNTVDRLEAAELVRRVPHPSDRRATLIEITDAGRESVAAATEALNVEVFAEPGLPPEQGRQLLELLAQFRHDAGDFAADGVKSPAFPSTSRPAGEASAGTGSG, translated from the coding sequence ATGTCACGGCCCAGACCGCTTCCCCATGACCCCATCGCCGAGGCGCACCGCCAGTGGGTGCAGCACGGGTGGGGCTCCGTCGCCGATGGCATGGCACTGGTGACCTCGCTGGTCCGGGCTCAGCAGATCGTGATGGCCCGCGTCGACGACGCGCTCAAGCCCTCGGGGCTGACCTTCTCCCGCTACGAGCTCCTGCAGTTGCTCAGCTTCAGCCGGACCGGCGCCTTACCGATGGCGAAGGCCAGCGCGCGACTGCAGGTGCATCCCACCAGCGTCACCAATACCGTCGATCGGCTGGAGGCGGCCGAACTGGTGCGCCGGGTTCCCCATCCCAGTGACCGACGGGCCACTCTCATCGAAATCACCGATGCGGGAAGGGAATCCGTCGCCGCGGCGACGGAAGCGCTCAACGTCGAGGTCTTCGCCGAACCGGGTCTGCCGCCCGAGCAGGGCAGGCAACTGCTGGAGCTGCTCGCCCAATTCCGCCACGATGCAGGCGATTTCGCTGCCGATGGGGTGAAAAGCCCGGCATTCCCGTCGACTTCGCGACCAGCGGGTGAGGCATCGGCCGGCACCGGCAGCGGATAG
- a CDS encoding sigma factor-like helix-turn-helix DNA-binding protein, with translation MRQAAIDDAYAAGLTVTEISQHLGLTKGRISQIRRPKA, from the coding sequence ATCCGCCAAGCCGCTATTGACGATGCCTACGCAGCCGGTCTCACCGTGACAGAGATCAGCCAGCACCTCGGTCTGACCAAGGGCAGGATCAGCCAAATCCGGCGCCCGAAAGCCTGA
- a CDS encoding winged helix-turn-helix domain-containing protein, translating into MTRSEPGSPDRHAYERIADDYTRQIHNGSLLPGSALPSQSEMAQRYGVSGIVIREVIRLLKSRGLIRTVPRRGSFVAEQLPDDHVAVPQGPIAEIDRIRATADPIRRARLATELSTQYQIRLAELSSYPASAKPLLTMPTQPVSP; encoded by the coding sequence TTGACCCGATCCGAGCCCGGCAGCCCCGACAGGCATGCCTACGAACGTATCGCCGACGACTACACGCGGCAGATTCACAATGGTTCTCTGCTTCCAGGCTCAGCCCTACCCAGTCAGTCCGAGATGGCTCAGCGATACGGCGTCTCAGGCATCGTCATTCGCGAAGTGATCCGCCTGCTGAAGTCGAGGGGTCTCATACGGACTGTCCCACGACGAGGTTCCTTTGTTGCCGAGCAACTCCCGGACGACCACGTTGCTGTGCCTCAAGGCCCGATCGCCGAGATCGACCGAATCCGCGCCACTGCTGACCCGATTCGTCGTGCGAGACTCGCGACCGAGCTGAGCACCCAGTACCAAATCCGCCTTGCCGAGCTATCGAGCTATCCAGCATCCGCCAAGCCGCTATTGACGATGCCTACGCAGCCGGTCTCACCGTGA
- a CDS encoding YdcF family protein: MPTTAYPAAVRPDVETLWQYNQLHHDVRPTDVGIGLGSHDLGVATHTAHLYQAGMFPLIVFTGANAPTTVERFPRGEAVHYREHAIEQGVPSEAILLEPRATNTSENIDFTRALLADHGLVDSIRSATLISRPYQQRRSYAIFRKHWPDVEVICSSLPLELGEYIAAIGDADRVIDMLVGDTQRIWLYPERGWAIEQEVPTPVKDAYDRLVNAGYTSRLLPT, from the coding sequence ATGCCGACAACCGCCTATCCCGCCGCGGTTCGGCCCGACGTCGAAACGCTGTGGCAGTACAACCAACTCCACCATGACGTTCGACCGACCGACGTCGGCATCGGTCTCGGTAGCCATGATCTGGGTGTTGCCACCCACACCGCACACCTCTATCAGGCCGGCATGTTCCCCCTCATCGTGTTCACCGGCGCGAATGCACCCACAACAGTCGAACGATTCCCACGGGGCGAAGCCGTTCACTACCGGGAACACGCCATCGAACAGGGAGTGCCATCCGAGGCCATCCTCCTCGAGCCAAGAGCCACGAACACCAGCGAGAACATCGATTTCACACGAGCCCTCCTTGCCGATCACGGGCTGGTCGACTCGATCCGATCCGCGACTCTCATATCGAGGCCATACCAGCAGCGACGTAGCTACGCCATATTCCGCAAGCACTGGCCGGATGTCGAGGTCATATGCTCGTCGCTCCCTCTCGAACTCGGCGAGTACATTGCCGCCATCGGCGACGCCGACCGTGTCATCGACATGCTGGTCGGCGACACTCAGCGCATCTGGCTGTACCCCGAGCGCGGCTGGGCCATCGAGCAAGAAGTTCCAACACCCGTCAAAGACGCTTATGACCGACTTGTCAACGCCGGGTACACATCTCGGCTTCTCCCCACTTGA
- a CDS encoding GntR family transcriptional regulator, translated as MSDPPCTLTATLNGRADFTVEEKGRLMGTTGYRELAATLRDAIKAGEYLPGSNLPKQGDLAEQYGVNVKTVRQAVGLLESEGLVTPIRRRGTVVREHPPMRRQGTERYAKRKWKFGDTVAFVADREASGRPWKLTDQTNTVQLIEADAEVAEAYGIPVGTNVYERARTVSDAGRPTHTLTSYYLPEHVEGTPLVDPTAGPAGRGGGFAVLTLQGYEPDHMTETISARMPTPEEAKKLDLPSGEPVMILVRQTYTAEDVLIEFARGVHAASRFYWTYDFKLPD; from the coding sequence GTGTCGGACCCTCCCTGCACACTTACAGCTACTCTTAATGGACGAGCCGACTTCACAGTCGAGGAGAAGGGAAGGCTCATGGGCACGACCGGATATCGGGAGCTCGCGGCTACGCTGCGGGACGCGATCAAGGCAGGCGAGTATCTGCCAGGATCCAATCTGCCGAAGCAGGGAGATCTGGCAGAGCAATACGGCGTGAACGTGAAGACGGTCCGCCAGGCGGTCGGGCTACTCGAAAGCGAAGGCCTGGTTACACCGATCCGGCGCCGGGGCACCGTGGTCCGCGAGCATCCCCCGATGCGACGTCAGGGCACCGAACGCTACGCCAAGAGGAAGTGGAAGTTCGGCGACACGGTCGCGTTCGTTGCCGATCGTGAGGCATCGGGCCGACCGTGGAAACTCACGGACCAGACGAACACCGTCCAGTTGATCGAAGCCGACGCCGAGGTCGCCGAGGCCTACGGAATCCCGGTGGGTACCAACGTGTACGAACGTGCCCGCACGGTGAGCGATGCAGGCCGACCAACACACACACTCACCAGCTACTACCTCCCCGAACACGTCGAAGGAACGCCGCTCGTCGACCCGACCGCAGGTCCCGCCGGACGGGGTGGCGGGTTCGCGGTCCTCACCCTGCAGGGATACGAGCCCGACCACATGACCGAGACGATCTCTGCGCGCATGCCAACGCCCGAAGAGGCCAAAAAGTTGGACCTACCTTCCGGCGAACCGGTGATGATCCTTGTCCGACAGACCTATACCGCCGAGGATGTTCTGATCGAGTTCGCACGCGGCGTCCACGCGGCCTCCCGGTTCTACTGGACGTACGACTTCAAGCTGCCCGACTGA
- a CDS encoding DUF2637 domain-containing protein — translation MGTADQQSSGMRWARWSAVLVLIGIGSAAFVLSFAALQDLAIMGGTPPGLAWLFPVIVDGTIIQATMAVIALPPRSAEHRWFSWILVGGAVVSVSSNSAHAYLTGHGYGGALLAAIPPLALLIDTHGLVLLRRAAHHDPAPAAVVGPAPAATADTNSPDLVPLAEAPTPAPASLPVRTFHTPPRAAAPLLPVAVPIPTGGN, via the coding sequence ATGGGCACGGCGGATCAGCAGTCCTCGGGGATGCGGTGGGCTCGCTGGTCCGCCGTGCTGGTTTTGATCGGTATCGGTTCTGCGGCGTTCGTGTTGTCGTTCGCGGCGTTGCAGGACCTCGCGATCATGGGCGGCACCCCACCCGGTTTGGCGTGGCTGTTCCCGGTGATCGTGGACGGCACCATCATCCAGGCCACCATGGCCGTGATTGCTTTGCCGCCGAGATCGGCTGAGCACAGGTGGTTTTCCTGGATTCTGGTCGGTGGGGCCGTGGTCTCGGTGTCGAGCAACTCTGCCCATGCCTACCTGACTGGCCACGGCTACGGCGGTGCCCTGTTGGCCGCGATTCCCCCGCTGGCCCTGCTGATCGACACACATGGCCTTGTTCTGCTTCGCCGTGCGGCACATCACGACCCGGCTCCCGCTGCCGTGGTCGGACCCGCACCCGCAGCGACCGCTGATACCAACTCGCCTGACCTCGTGCCCTTGGCCGAGGCACCCACTCCGGCCCCGGCTTCGTTGCCGGTGCGCACCTTCCATACACCTCCGCGTGCGGCTGCGCCGTTGCTGCCTGTCGCGGTCCCGATCCCTACAGGGGGCAACTGA
- a CDS encoding FtsK/SpoIIIE domain-containing protein — translation MGTTIVALSTILGTGVLLWWRHLDRPQSRRDTTETTTIPADLRTAELVLTDPYQLTVMWQSIGLGSAGNWPHIVGGVDLIPAGAEFDVQVVGGQKLSDWTSEETRDKLAQYLGVAKVLVSQAGPGFVRVELRTVDTLATSVPAPDLASIGVDLESVPVGIREDGRTWLLRVLYAHILLAGATGSGKGSVLWSIIRGIGPAIQAGFVDVWMADPKGGMEFGRGERMWVRFQWTADGILAMLTEAVEVMQNRAASLRSAGIRKHVPTTDAPLILIIIDEAAALSAYATREQRQDFERLLGLLLSQGRAVGVSVIAALQDPSKETMPFRQLFPVRIGLRLDEPTQTSMIHGQGSKDRGALCHEIPDTTPGVGYVGEDGTSEFVRVRAFWISDNHADAIVDAYAPTPVVTVVDNDDFDPSTFDPDYIPGEDDNDELGRAA, via the coding sequence ATGGGAACGACCATCGTCGCACTGTCGACCATCCTCGGGACCGGTGTCCTGCTGTGGTGGCGTCACCTCGACCGGCCGCAGTCGCGCCGCGACACCACCGAAACCACCACGATTCCGGCTGATCTGCGCACCGCTGAACTGGTCTTGACCGACCCGTATCAGCTCACGGTGATGTGGCAGTCCATCGGTCTCGGCTCGGCCGGGAACTGGCCCCACATCGTCGGCGGGGTCGACCTGATCCCCGCTGGCGCGGAGTTTGATGTGCAGGTCGTCGGCGGCCAGAAACTCTCGGATTGGACCAGTGAGGAGACCCGCGACAAGCTCGCCCAGTACCTCGGTGTCGCGAAAGTCCTTGTCTCCCAGGCTGGTCCGGGGTTCGTGCGGGTCGAGTTGCGGACCGTGGACACCCTCGCCACTTCGGTTCCCGCACCGGATCTCGCCTCGATCGGGGTCGATCTGGAATCGGTGCCCGTCGGCATCCGGGAGGACGGACGCACCTGGTTGCTGCGGGTCCTCTACGCCCACATCCTGCTCGCCGGTGCCACCGGATCGGGTAAGGGCTCGGTGCTGTGGTCGATCATCCGGGGCATCGGTCCCGCAATCCAGGCGGGGTTCGTGGACGTGTGGATGGCAGATCCCAAGGGCGGCATGGAATTCGGTCGCGGCGAACGGATGTGGGTGCGGTTCCAGTGGACCGCTGACGGCATCCTGGCCATGCTCACCGAAGCCGTCGAGGTCATGCAGAACCGCGCCGCCTCGCTGCGTTCGGCCGGTATCCGCAAGCACGTTCCGACCACAGACGCACCACTGATCCTGATCATCATCGATGAAGCCGCTGCCCTGTCGGCGTACGCCACCCGGGAACAGCGTCAGGACTTCGAACGCCTGCTCGGGCTGTTGCTCTCGCAAGGGCGCGCGGTCGGGGTGTCGGTGATCGCGGCGTTGCAGGACCCGTCGAAGGAGACGATGCCGTTCCGGCAGTTGTTCCCGGTCCGGATCGGTCTGCGCCTGGACGAACCGACGCAGACCTCCATGATTCACGGGCAGGGTTCCAAGGACCGTGGCGCGTTGTGTCACGAGATCCCGGACACGACACCGGGTGTCGGCTACGTCGGCGAGGACGGCACCAGCGAGTTCGTGCGGGTGCGGGCGTTCTGGATCTCCGACAACCACGCCGACGCGATCGTTGATGCCTACGCCCCGACCCCGGTCGTGACCGTGGTCGACAACGACGATTTCGACCCGTCCACCTTCGACCCGGACTACATCCCCGGCGAAGACGACAACGACGAGTTGGGGCGTGCGGCATGA
- a CDS encoding replication initiator produces the protein MDANTTNSTPVASLGIRADRLTAADRRAMPDITDIAEAAAAKEGVCARVVPMRAFDPVTSRTSYVGAPCKSTHEQTCPACAKANRYLRMTQLREGWCAEAEPVDPDTVVTEAQQQVLSARALLFTDYHDARRAADTELAEAIKALVADLDTELRELGVRGRLPALDDTPRRKAKSTRRRDDVPDLPRKKVNKTVTVGTAYADGKYRPSTFFTLTLPSYGSINRYRDAATGQMVSDGSPRDPESYDYTRQARDTIHLAKLFDRWMQNLRRAVGWNVQYWASVEPQKRGAPHLHIAIRGSIPTQLLYQVTAATYVNVWWPHHDRPVYTGSNMPVWDYSAATFVDPRTHKPLTYWDDALTVMDEVDDLEPAHTMKFGGQSKAVQILGGTEEMDTKVRYLTKYLTKSIGEVLDPGSRRVAEHYDRLHAELQDTPCSPRCGVWLRYGIVPKGASEKTIPGRCKGRAHRRDTLGLPGRRCLNSGKWSGKTIPDHKADRLDFVRAELARVGIVKPDTSHLRITPVRPGDKDAPPRSHLVMALVAARINQRAEYTTARLAIDDRPDPPTFVQQSAAA, from the coding sequence ATGGACGCGAACACCACCAACTCCACACCCGTGGCCTCCCTCGGTATCCGCGCCGACCGGCTCACCGCCGCCGACCGCCGCGCGATGCCCGACATCACCGACATCGCCGAAGCCGCCGCCGCGAAAGAAGGCGTCTGCGCCCGGGTGGTGCCCATGCGGGCCTTCGACCCGGTCACCTCCCGAACCTCGTATGTCGGCGCACCGTGCAAGTCCACCCATGAACAGACCTGCCCGGCCTGTGCGAAGGCCAACCGCTACCTGCGCATGACCCAGCTGCGCGAAGGCTGGTGCGCCGAGGCCGAACCCGTCGACCCCGACACCGTGGTCACCGAGGCACAGCAACAGGTCCTCTCGGCGCGGGCGCTGCTGTTCACCGACTACCACGACGCGCGCCGTGCCGCCGATACCGAACTGGCTGAGGCGATCAAGGCTCTGGTGGCCGACCTCGACACCGAACTCCGTGAGTTGGGTGTGCGTGGTCGACTCCCCGCCCTCGATGACACGCCCCGCCGCAAGGCCAAGTCGACTCGTCGCCGTGACGACGTGCCCGACCTGCCCCGAAAGAAAGTGAACAAGACTGTGACAGTTGGCACCGCCTACGCCGATGGCAAATATCGGCCCTCGACGTTCTTCACCCTCACCCTGCCTTCCTACGGGTCGATCAACCGCTACCGCGACGCTGCGACCGGGCAGATGGTCTCGGACGGTTCCCCGCGTGACCCGGAGTCCTACGACTACACCCGCCAGGCCCGCGACACGATCCACCTCGCGAAGCTGTTCGACCGGTGGATGCAGAACCTTCGCCGTGCGGTCGGTTGGAACGTGCAGTACTGGGCCTCGGTCGAACCCCAGAAGCGCGGCGCCCCTCACCTGCACATCGCTATTCGTGGCTCGATCCCTACCCAGTTGCTCTACCAGGTCACCGCGGCGACCTACGTCAACGTCTGGTGGCCCCATCATGACCGGCCCGTCTACACCGGGTCGAACATGCCGGTCTGGGACTATTCGGCCGCCACCTTCGTCGACCCGCGCACGCACAAGCCGTTGACGTACTGGGATGACGCGCTGACGGTCATGGATGAAGTGGACGACCTCGAACCGGCCCACACGATGAAGTTCGGCGGGCAGTCCAAGGCGGTGCAGATCCTCGGTGGCACTGAGGAAATGGATACCAAGGTCCGGTATCTGACCAAGTATCTGACCAAGTCCATCGGCGAAGTCCTCGACCCCGGCTCACGCCGCGTCGCCGAACACTACGACCGGCTGCACGCCGAGTTGCAGGACACCCCGTGCTCGCCTCGGTGCGGGGTCTGGCTGCGCTACGGCATCGTCCCCAAAGGCGCCAGCGAGAAGACCATTCCCGGCCGCTGCAAGGGGCGAGCGCACCGCCGCGACACTCTCGGTCTGCCTGGTCGGCGTTGCCTCAACTCCGGCAAGTGGTCGGGCAAGACGATCCCCGATCACAAGGCCGACCGCCTCGACTTCGTGCGCGCGGAGCTGGCTCGTGTCGGCATCGTCAAGCCGGATACCTCGCACCTGCGGATCACGCCGGTACGCCCCGGCGACAAGGACGCACCGCCTCGCTCGCATCTGGTGATGGCGCTGGTAGCGGCTCGGATCAATCAACGCGCCGAGTACACCACCGCCCGCCTGGCCATCGATGACCGGCCAGACCCACCGACTTTCGTTCAGCAATCCGCAGCAGCATAG
- a CDS encoding helix-turn-helix domain-containing protein has protein sequence MSKLLNEAEVRKLIPIGRSKYYELISSGALRSVKIGRRRFVTEQAVTDYISALDQVAA, from the coding sequence ATGTCCAAGCTTCTCAACGAGGCCGAAGTTCGCAAGCTGATCCCGATCGGCCGGAGCAAGTACTACGAGTTGATCAGCTCGGGTGCGCTGCGCTCGGTCAAGATCGGTCGGCGTAGGTTCGTCACCGAACAGGCTGTCACCGACTACATCTCGGCTCTCGATCAGGTTGCGGCATGA